GCAGTGTGAATCAATACCTCACAAATCCAGAATGAAAATTTAATGACACCTCCAGGCAAAGGTATTTTTTGTTCTGTGACAGGGACATCGATAATGACCGATCGCAGCCCCTCTCTTAGAAAGTCCCCAAGACGTCACTGAAAACTGTTCCAAGGCCTGGCTAGTTGGTAGGACACCAATAAATTAATAAGTAAGAGTGAATGATTTGCCAGACAAGTACAAAATATCTCCTCTGTGGCTCTCCAACTGAATAGAGAGTACATCAAAATGATGCCCTGGTGAAATGGCTAGGAAAAGATGGTGTTATTATTGGTATCCCAGACATATGAGCAGATGGGAGCCAACGGTATCTCAAACGTCAGGGGCAGGCTCGATTACGAACATGGAATTTTGCCCCTTTAGTAAGCCTCCAATAGGCAACAGGAATCAACAGTAACCCTCCAATAGGCAACAGGAATTTACAGTAACCCTCCAATATGCAACAGGAATCAACAGTAACCCTCCAATAGGCAACAGGAATCTACAGTAACCCTCCAATATGCAACAGGAATCAACAGTAACCCTCCAATAGGCAACAGGAATCAACAGTAACCCTCCAATAGGCAACGGGAATCTACAGTAACCCCGCTAATATGCAACAGGAGTATACAGTAACCCTCCAATATGCAACAGGAATCAACAGTAACCCTCCAATAGGCAACAGGAATCTACAGTAACCCTCCAATATGCAACAGGAATCAACAGTAACCCTCCAATAGGCAACAGGAATCAACAGTAACCCTCCAATAGGCAACGGGAATCTACAGTAACCCCGCCAATATGCAACAGGAGTCTACAGTAACCCTCCAATATGCAACATGAGTCAACAGTAAACCTCCAATAGGCAACAGGAGTCTACATTAACCCTCCAATAGGCAACAGGAATCAACAGTAACCCTCCAATAGGCTACAGGAATCAACAGTAACCCTCCAATAGGCTACAGGAGTCTACAGTAACCCTCCAATAGGCAACAGGAGTCTACATTAACCCTCCAATAGGCAACAGGAAACAACAGTAACCCTCCAATAGGCTACAGGAATCAACAGTAACCCTCCAATAGGCAACGGGAATCTACAGTAACCCTCCAATAGGCAACAGTAATCTACAGAAACCCTCCAATATGCAACAGGAATCAACAGTAACCCTCCAATAGGCTACAGGAGTCTACAGTAACCCCGCCAATATGCAACAGGAGTCTACAGTAACCCTCCAATATGCAACAGGAGTCAACAGTAACCCTCCAATATGCAACAGGAGTCAACAGTAACCCTCCAATATGCAACAGGAGTCAACAGTAACCCTCCAATATGCAACAGGAGTCAACAGTAACCCTCCAATATCCAACAGGAGTCTACAGTAACCCTCCAATATGCAACAGGAGTCAACAGTAACCCTCCAATAGGCAACAGGAATCAACAGTAACCCTCCAATAGGCTACATGAATCAACAGTAACCCTCCAATAGGCAACAGGAATCTACAGTAACCCTCCAATATGCAACAGGAATCAACAGTAGCCATCCAATAGGCTACAGGAGTCTACAGTAACCCCGCCAATATGCAACAGGAGTCTACAGTAACCCTCCAATATGCAACAGGAATCTACAGTAACCCTCCAATATGCAACAGGAGTCTCTTCCATAAAGCTTTCATCTACCCTGTCCTTGCAGATTCGTAAGAATGAGTcattgagggaggggagggaagggtgcTGATTCCATTTTTGGATATAAATCAAATACAAGTTTATTGGTCTCACACACAGTTTAGCAAATGTTATAgcgggtgcagtgaaatgcttatgttactaggtCCTACcaatgcagtaaaatgtcaaacagGTACACAATAAtcaataaaaaaaactgaaagaACAACAAGAAATCAAGAAATGTCAGAACGAATCTAAttaacaacccaaatagcactgtaacaggggaggcaggtagcctagtggttagagagttgggacagtaactgaaagcttgctggatcgaatcccagagctgacaaggtaaaaatctgtagttctgctccTGAataaggcaattaacccactgtttcccagtaggttgtcattgtaaataagaatatgttcttaactgtcttgaaTAGTTAAATACAGATCAAATAAAAACATTAATCTAAATGTAATCTATATGTATATGCACTGGATGAATTTACAGAAGAAATACTAGGAATGATATGTAAAGAAGCAGATTTACATTACTTTAGAGTGAGCCTTGACAAAAATtcagtatataaataaatatatctaAACAGTGTAACTCAAATGCAATGAACAGTAGTAGAAATATTAGAATGGgctacactactggtcaaaagttttagaacacctactcgttcaagagtttttctttattttttactattttctacattgtagaataatagtgaagacatcaaaactatgaaataacacatgtggaatcttgtagtaaccaaaaaagtgttaaacagatcaaaatatattttatattattcaaatagccaccctttgcattgatgacagctttgcacagtattggcattctctcaacctgcttcacctggaatgcttttacaacagtcttgaatgagttcccacacatgctgagcacttgttggctgcttttccttcacgctgcggtccgactcatcccaaaccatctcagtttggttgcggtcgggggattgtggaggctaggtcatctgaaGCAGCACTCTATCgatctccttcttggtaaaatagcccttacacagcctgggtgtgtattgggtcattgtcttggaattctctcaaccagcttcatcacctagaATGCATCACCTAGAATGcatcacctagaatgcatttcaatgaacaggtgtgccttgttgttaagttaatttgtggaatttcttcccttcttaatgcattgtgttgtgacaaggtgtgtgtgtgtggggggggtgatacagaagatagccctatttggtaaaacaccaagtccatattatggcaagaacagctcatatAAACAAATAGAAacgacagcccatcattactttaagacatgaaggtcagtcaatacggaacatttcaagaactttgaaaatttcttcaagtgcagttgcaaaaaccatcaaacgctacGATGAAAAtgtctctcatgaagaccgccacaggaatggaagacctagagttacctctgcagcagaggataagttcattagagttaccagcctcagaaattgcagcccaaataaatgtttcacagagttcaagtaagagaatacatctcaacatcaactgttcagaggagactgtgtgaatcatggtcatggtcgaattgctgctaaGAAACCAATACcaaagaacaccaataataagaagagacttgcttcggccaagaaacacgagggaTGGACATTAGACTTGTGGAAATTTGtcttttggtctggagtccaaattgacgatttttggttccatccgctgtgtctttgtgagacacaatgtcggtgaatggatgatctccgaaggtgtatttcccaccgtaaagcatggacgaggaggtgttatggtgagtgacactgtctgtgatttatttagaattcaaggcacagttaaccagcatggctaccacagcattctgcagcgatatgccattccatctggtttgggcttagtggggctatcattgtttttcaacaggacaatgacccaatacacacccaggctgtgtaagggctattttaccaagaaggagatcGATAGAGTGCTGCttcagatgacctagcctccacaatcccccgaccgcaaccaaactgagatggtttgggatgagtcggaccgcagcgtgaaggaaaagcagccaacaagtgctcagcatatgtgggaactcattcaagactgttgtaaaagcattccaggtgaagcaggttgagagaatgccaatactgtgcaaagctgtcatcaaggcaaagggtgactatttgaataatctcaaatataaaatgtattttaatttgtttaacacttttttggttactacatgattccatatgtgttatttcatagttttgatgtcttcactattattctacaatgtagaaaatattcaaaataaagaaaaacccttgaatgaataggtgttctaaaacttttgaccggtagtgtatgttgaGAATACAGTATAAAAATACACAGTACAAAACCCCAGAGCAAAATtgatagaattgcaggaaattttcTTCCGGACCTAAATTTggaatataaataatatacatgTACGTGAATGATATGTagagacagtatgtgaatagaaaAGGAGTACAGCAGTAGTtgtataggatgagccttgactagaatacagcatatacatataaagtgggtaaaacagtatgtaaacatgattaaattgACTCGTGTTCAATGACTTTatgtagggcagcagtctctaaggtgcagggtagagtactgggtggtagtcgGCTAGGGACCATGTCTGAGTTTCAGGGCAGGGTaatgggtggaggccggctagtggtgactgtttaacagccTGATGTATAATAATAACAGCCTTGTGGTATATTGTGACCTACTATACATTCTCATATAGACCGGAGACGTGGAAAAAGGATGAGAGAAGATAACGATGTGTCAGACTTGTGTAGAGTTTAAATTATGTAACTTCAATGTGAATTGCTGTATCCTATCATAAATTGGAATTTTACTACCCTCAAATGGTACATTTGCACCTCACATCCCTTATTCTCACCCCCTGTAGGTACAAAATATGGAAATATGTGTTTTGTAGTGTGCTCCTCTCCCATTTCCTGTTGTTGCAGTCATCAGGGGTGGGGTCAAAGGCTATGTAGTTCAGTACCTCCCAATCAGTGCAGCTGCTCTCTATAGTACTGTGCATTACTAACATGTAGCTACTTAACCAGCAGCAGGtactccctccattcctcccttcaCGCCTGGTTAGAAGTTGTTGATGTGAAACGCTGTCGAGCGCACTGTCAGACATTGATTTTAGCAGTCTCCAGATCAAACACACATTTGTATTGCTTAATTTTCACATTTGTTAAGCAGTGCCATTTCTACTGTTCACCATAGTGGGGGGAGAGAAAAACACCAGCACATTCTACTCAGTTCTACAATCTAATCTGCCTGGTATTAAACTGAGACTACTAACTACTCTACCTGGTATTGAGCTGGGACTATTACCGTAGTCTACCTGGTATTGAGCTGGGACTACTAACTAGTCTACCTGGTATTGAGCTGGGACTACTACCGTAGTCTACCTGGTATTGATCTGGGACTACTACCTAGTCTACCTGGTATTGAGCTGGGACTACTACCGTAGTCTACCTGGTATTGAGCTGGGACTACTAACTAGTCTACCTGGTATTGAGCTGGGACTACTACCGTAGTCTACCTGGTATTGAGCTCAGACATTGGGCATTGAGAGACATGCAGAGATTAGACTTCAGCGTCTTCAGCTTTCTCATGTCAGCAGATGTGAATTTGGGAATATTTTGACTTTGTTTTTCTAATGATTTCTTGATGATTAAGACCATAGCATGTTCATCCTTTTCAATCAAGATGTATAACATAACACTTAGGAGAGAAGCTGAAGGCTGTCCGGATGCATCTGTTATCTAGTTCTCTTTGATAAAGGAAAGGCAGGCTGAACTGTTGACAGTTTGTTGTGCTGTACAATGTCCAGGTTGTTTGTCTTATTCTGATCCATCACAATGTGTTGAGCTGAGGAAAGGGAACGTTCTCTTGCAGCACTCCCATTGAGAAACATGTAACCTGTGCATCACTGTGTGAGCATGGATGCAGCGATGACAGAGGAAAGCACAGATATTTTTGTCAATACAGTGAAGTATTCTCCATCTGTTCCACTTACAGTGAGTCCATTCAAAATAGTGTTCCTGATTGCCATGCTTTCATCTGCTTGGTCGGAATTCTCAGAAAACATTCTGTAAATTGGACGAGCTTGGTCGTTGTGAGGAGAGATTGTTTAGAAATCTTGTATATTTCAAGCAAATACACTCCCAAACGAATTACCAGGTCAGAGGCAATTTGCATTTATACCATGCCTCTATAAAAAAAAAATGGGCCCCTGTTGTTTGCTCTGACGGATATAAAAGAAACATCTTTGCAGTTCATTTGATCTTCCATCACAAAGTGTCTAAAATTATACACCCAGTCAATCTGCAGCCGACCAATATCTGAGCTGCAGCATACACAGACATTCTGGCTCACCGTGGCATTCATTCATTCCCATGCTTTTGGACGAGATAGGATGCTAATGGTTTCATAACATCACCATTCTCCATCCACAGCACCAGAATCTTGGCAAGAGAAGTGGCTGTATGCTCTTCTCCCAGTATCCATATCTTAGGGAGAAATTAAAACAACCTGTCACTGTCACAGATTCCTTCTGTAAACaggacccactgggcacagacgtcagttcaacatctagtttcgattcacatttggttgagttgtcaactaacccGAATTCACTTCGAAATCAACAGAAATTGTTACCTGCCATTGGATTTAGTTTCAAAGTTAgttgaacaaaaatagaactgcctTGACGTTGATAGCTTTTTGCAAATCCCATAAGTTtcccacattgattcaacatcatcacgtAGATCAGGGATccacaactagattcagccactgGCCGATTATTTTCTTGAGTGGATGGTTGGGGGTCAGTGACATGATCACACAAATAAAGAAGCCCAAGCAAAGAAGCCCAAGCAGATATAATATTTTACTAAAACATAATTctttcaaaccttgcttatatttgtatacgatcacatatctctctattatgcgtgggaatacttggaaacagatttccaaaatgtaAATCACATGGagttgatttcctggtgttttgaCAGGTGTTTTTGACAGTGAAGCCCTGACGTGGAAACGATGATGATTCAAGCAGTTTTTGCCCAGTGATGAATGACGTTAGCCCTAATTGGAGTTCTGTACTGTAGTCCTCTGACGCTCCTGCTCTTGAATGGTAGTTCTGTGATGGTTGAGACAGGGACATTACATTGTGGATGCACATGCAGTTGAGGTAGATTGCTAGGCAACCTTTTCCGATACTCGAGTACAGTTATTGACTCCTAGAGTTGACACAAGAATGAAGCTCACTGAGTTGATGTTGTCATCTTTGGAGTGCTGGTAAAcatggggctgtgtttctggaagGGTTTGGTCTGAATGGCATCCTAATGTGACTGATGTCATGTCTTCCTATAATGTGACTGATGACATAATGCGGTGACTAAGCCCTGACCGGTTGTTTTCCATCCAGCTCTCCGGGTGGTGTTTCCTGGGTGTGTCAGGAGGAGGCATGGCTGGTTGAGATGTCGTGGACGATCACACCACTCAGCTAGACGTGCTGCTGCTGCGCTGTGTGGGCCTGGCTCCTGCAGCTGCACCATTGATGGTGCCGTGATCCAGTTCTAACCGTGGGTGAGGAATCATAGTCATTTACCATACTCATCAACATGTTTAGCACACTACATTCAGCCATTGTAATATGGCCATAGGTCCGCTTATGATAGGCTTTAATGAGTGCATGATACCATAGTAGTCTCACAGCACGTATGCCTTCCACAGCACAAACACATTGATCCATAAGTCTAATCACTGATATTCCAAAGCAATGAAATGTGCATATTGAAAAGGGGCAAAATGATTTGTTCCAcatagtgtctgtctgtataaAGTTGTAGATACTCAGGCAGCACAACAATGGCAATTTCCTCTGAGGACTTCCCATTGCCTGCTCTCCACTTGACGCAGTAAAAAACTGCTTAAAACTCTTCTTGACCCATTTCTTTATCCGTGGAAGGCTTTTATGGGGCTTATGTTTATGTGTCAGATGCATTCACACTTTGGAAATGAAGCCTTCTGCCTGACAGCATGTATATAAATGGAGTATTTATACGCCGCGAAGATAAACAGAATTGACGAGGTATTATATCGCTGTGCTAAAAGACTGTCAGCTTCCTCAGGGTAGAAAAAGTCAGTGGCTCTCTCAGCCAACCCACCACATCTTGTCATTTTGAAATAAAATTCAGAGTGGATAATTTAACTAGAGGCCTTTGTTGCTGACATGTTtgtcgctcctcctctctcctggcaGGTAATGACGAGACATAAAACCAATCCTGGAGATGCCGAAGAGAAGAGACATTCTTGCCATCGTGTTGATAGTGTTACCGTGGACTCTGCTCATCACCGTTTGGCACCAAAGCGCAATCGCTCCGCTGCTCGCCATCCGCAAGGGTACATCCTCCACTTTCTCATAGGTCCTCTGTTGAATGGTGTAGAAATATTCAATACTCATCCAATCCAATCAGGTCACATGCTCAGTTACAGAAtataatgtacagtacatacagtacaatacatgCCTTCCACAGGGTCTGTTACAGATCCCTATGTGGTGGTGTGTGCATTATCAGACTGTAACATAGGTCATTTGTCAGTTAAGTGCCCTTTGATTCACACAGTCCCATCTGCAGCTTGTGCTTGGTGCTATGGTCTTCAGCAGTCATTCAGCTAATCTATTTAGCAGTTAAACTGTTGCAGACTTTTCATATCAAAAGGAGACTAAATTAATTTCTAATGCCCTTTAATCAGCATTTGAAATAATAATCACTGTTCCCTAATAGCTCCCAGGAAGGCTTTATTGAATCTCCTGAGTCAATCAATGTGTTTGTGCGGCttccacatactgtacacaagCCTGAGATGTTACCACACTCTCACATTATGACCCCCCCCCATAAATGTGGCCCTAAGTTAAATAATAAACCAACAGTGTGAGTACAGTACTCTGTCTGGTGAACAGAACCATATTCAAAAGGtcaaatgcagctgtttttatctcaatatcaaatccttTCTGTGTAACAATGAGGTACCTTACTATTATTTTTTCAAAGTAAAattgtcaaaaagaaacaaaaatagcaatATCTCAAGCAAGGATTTTGCTAGAACTGTCTGGGAGTGTTCTGAGTGAGGAGCCTAATTGGATGAACCTAATGGGAGGGATATGTAACCTGAAGCTAGCCattttggcagagaggtttgaaactctttgttattggtctattaacgtATACCGCCCGGTGATGTAGCCAGGTAGGCCAACATTTCTggtattttcaaacagctcttacactaaaacaGCATTTCACAATGTCACAGTATTATACCAACCTCAGTgtggcaatatatatatatataaaacgcaGAATCATTTTATTTTTGACAGCACTGGGCTTTTAAGGTGATAGTAAATCAATAGCGTTCTTTGTCTCTTTCCATTTGCCATCAAGGTAATATAGGCAGGTTTCCACAAATCATCTGGAGCCTTCTCCTTGTTTGGTCTTAAAAGGAGCAGGGGGTTGCCAGATTGCTTTCTGTCAGCCACCGCAGAACATCTGGCCATCAGAAGATTGTGTTAATCTACTGTGTGACGCAGAAATACAATTTTTATGTCTGAAAGAGGATCCTCCGCTCTAACTGAGCACCGATAAAGATTGCCATTAGCTATGGAACAATGTGGGGAGAAATTAACTATGTTAATGATCCAATAATGATATTCTATCCATCATAGAGGGCTATGGGGGCCACATAATCATAGCTCCACTACTGGAATAGACCCTGTCCCTGCCACGGCTGTTCCAGCTGAATGAGTAGGGGCAGCCAGGGGAACCGCTGCCCTAACCAAACTGTAGCCATGATGTCCCCTCACCTCACGCTGCCTGCTTTTGCTTTTTGCAGCCTGTCACCACCTAGTAAAAGAGATCTTTATCATACCAGAGAGGCTTGCAGTCCATCGACACCGACTCGCAGGTACTTGCCTCTTGCATTGTGTCACCTGAGATTATACAGCGGGCGACCCCGCTCCCGGGGCGTGCTAATGCCTTACATGTCTTCCTGTTCCCCTGCAGATGACGGAGCCGACAGAGGGCGGAGGGAGGCGGGCCAGTCCAGCGACTCTAAGGAGTACTGCTCCTCTGATAAGGACATAGTGGAGGTGGTGAGGACGGAGTATGTGTACACGCGGCCACCGCCATGGTCCGATGGGTTGCCCACCATCCACATAATCACCCCCACCTACAGCCGCCCGGTCCAGAAGGCAGAGCTGACGCGGCTGGCCAACACCTTCCTCCACGTGGCCAACCTGCACTGGATCCTGGTGGAAGACTCTCAGAGGAGGACCCCGCTCGTTACACGCATGCTCCGGGAAACGGGTCTCAACTACACCCACCTGAACGTGGAGACTCCCAGGAACTATAAGCTGCGTGCAGACACGCGGGATCCCAGGATACCCCGGGGCACCATGCAGAGGAACCTGGCACTGCGCTGGCTCAGAGAGACCTTCAACTCCAACAGCAGCCAGGCAGGCATTGTCTACTTCGCTGATGACGACAACACCTATAGCCTGGAGCTGTTTGAGGAGGTCAGTACAGGCCTGGGGCTCGCTGGCATCTCATGGACACATACGGTCCACTAGATTCACTTTTGTGTCACTGAATATAATGTTAGTGGGGTGTTTACGGCACATAATGTACGTATTTttgttatttgatttatttcaacaGCTACTCCTACTCCTAGTACAGTAGTAATATATTGTCGTTATTACCTGAAATATTTTGATTCCCACTGCCAACAACAGTGGTCTGAGGATAAGTTTGAACTGAGTAGTCAGTGCCTCAGGCCATCCATTTTGACTCAAGACAGATTGGCTTGAATGGATGCTGTTAGGCCCTGAGGCATTAGCCTCAGGTCTTGTTAGTGTGAAGGGGGCAAGTTGTAAATGGTGCGATCCATATCGATGGGTCGGTTATTACCTTTCCCTGGAAATCAGGCAgagtgctctccctctctctataatccttCCATCACTTACACCCAGCACCAGCATTCTTTATAGGGGGGAGTAACAACCTATAG
This DNA window, taken from Oncorhynchus gorbuscha isolate QuinsamMale2020 ecotype Even-year linkage group LG13, OgorEven_v1.0, whole genome shotgun sequence, encodes the following:
- the LOC123992646 gene encoding galactosylgalactosylxylosylprotein 3-beta-glucuronosyltransferase 1-like isoform X2; translated protein: MPKRRDILAIVLIVLPWTLLITVWHQSAIAPLLAIRKDDGADRGRREAGQSSDSKEYCSSDKDIVEVVRTEYVYTRPPPWSDGLPTIHIITPTYSRPVQKAELTRLANTFLHVANLHWILVEDSQRRTPLVTRMLRETGLNYTHLNVETPRNYKLRADTRDPRIPRGTMQRNLALRWLRETFNSNSSQAGIVYFADDDNTYSLELFEEMRSTRKVSVWPVAFVGGLRYESPKVNAAGKVYGWKTVFDPHRPFAIDMAGFAINLRLILFKPQAYFKLRGVKGGYQESSLLRELVTLNDLEPKASNCTKILVWHTRTEKPVLVNEGKKGFTDPNVEI
- the LOC123992646 gene encoding galactosylgalactosylxylosylprotein 3-beta-glucuronosyltransferase 1-like isoform X1 — encoded protein: MPKRRDILAIVLIVLPWTLLITVWHQSAIAPLLAIRKACHHLVKEIFIIPERLAVHRHRLADDGADRGRREAGQSSDSKEYCSSDKDIVEVVRTEYVYTRPPPWSDGLPTIHIITPTYSRPVQKAELTRLANTFLHVANLHWILVEDSQRRTPLVTRMLRETGLNYTHLNVETPRNYKLRADTRDPRIPRGTMQRNLALRWLRETFNSNSSQAGIVYFADDDNTYSLELFEEMRSTRKVSVWPVAFVGGLRYESPKVNAAGKVYGWKTVFDPHRPFAIDMAGFAINLRLILFKPQAYFKLRGVKGGYQESSLLRELVTLNDLEPKASNCTKILVWHTRTEKPVLVNEGKKGFTDPNVEI